The proteins below come from a single Deinococcus multiflagellatus genomic window:
- a CDS encoding type II toxin-antitoxin system prevent-host-death family antitoxin, protein MPTPKTPHAVKTRDLRAALADVLQRVERGERVLIERYTDPVAALVPLADYQALLRLDAHPITKEQYMAHRIVVSNISGGEGKTSITRELALTLADQGFKVALIDSDPQGSLTKNLGFHDPVDGLERAELPGYQREHTILSAFENDDQPRLGPPLQIFGVDVWVSNDALYEADQKIGADLTKMGNLREAVDDIAPLYDFILIDTKPGITPLLNAAVSAADHLIVPISGDKGFENLDKIVKLVKGARPYAPGLGIRMFIPNRVRSTTNVYKDMLAMMQEYAAVAPVSSPIRDSVLMMDAQRARKPLVKHKPTADITDDVRRVARDLLRELGVATTAEPVTP, encoded by the coding sequence ATGCCAACGCCGAAGACGCCTCACGCCGTGAAAACGCGTGACCTTCGGGCCGCGCTCGCAGACGTCCTGCAACGGGTGGAGCGTGGAGAGCGCGTCCTGATTGAGCGTTACACCGACCCCGTTGCTGCGCTGGTGCCGCTCGCCGACTATCAGGCGCTCCTGCGCCTGGACGCCCACCCAATCACAAAGGAGCAGTACATGGCACACCGCATCGTCGTCAGCAACATTTCGGGCGGAGAAGGCAAGACGTCCATCACGCGCGAACTGGCCCTGACCCTCGCCGATCAGGGCTTTAAGGTGGCGCTGATCGACTCCGACCCTCAGGGCTCCCTGACCAAGAACCTCGGATTCCACGACCCGGTGGACGGTCTGGAGCGCGCGGAACTGCCGGGGTACCAGCGCGAGCACACCATTCTGAGTGCGTTCGAGAACGACGACCAGCCGCGATTGGGCCCGCCCCTTCAGATCTTTGGGGTGGACGTCTGGGTGTCCAATGACGCCCTGTACGAGGCCGATCAGAAGATCGGCGCGGACCTCACCAAGATGGGCAACCTGCGCGAAGCGGTCGACGACATTGCGCCCCTGTACGACTTCATCCTGATCGACACCAAGCCCGGGATCACCCCGCTGCTCAACGCCGCCGTGTCGGCCGCCGACCACCTGATCGTGCCCATCAGTGGTGACAAAGGGTTCGAGAACCTGGACAAGATCGTCAAGCTGGTTAAAGGTGCGCGGCCCTACGCGCCCGGGCTGGGCATCCGCATGTTCATTCCCAACCGCGTGCGGTCGACCACCAATGTGTACAAGGACATGCTGGCCATGATGCAGGAGTACGCTGCCGTGGCCCCTGTTTCCAGCCCGATCCGGGACAGTGTGCTCATGATGGACGCGCAGCGCGCCCGCAAGCCCCTGGTCAAGCACAAGCCGACCGCCGACATCACCGACGACGTTCGCCGCGTGGCCCGTGACCTGCTGCGGGAACTGGGGGTGGCGACCACCGCCGAGCCGGTGACCCCATGA